The Myroides phaeus DNA segment GAACTTAGAATTAATGGATCAGTTTTTAACCAATGGAGGAAGATCAATTCCTAAATTAGTTATCGTTGAAGCTGATACATTAAAAGTTTTAGGTGATTGGGGACCACGTCCAGCAGGTGCTACAAAATTGGTTGCTGATTACAAAGCAGAGCACGGTAGCTTTGATCAAACAGGGGCTGTAGAGCTTCAAAAATGGTACACAAAGAACAAAGGACAAGAGGTTCAAAACGAAGTAGTTGAATTAATGTTGTCTCTTGATAAATAATATTTTAAAAAATCACTATTGTACGATTGCTCCTACAATAGTGATTTTTTTTGATAAAGATAATCCTGCTGGGTTACAGCCTAATAAGTTTTCTGGGACTTCTTGTCCAAGTTTTTCAAAATAACTTAACCATTCTGGGAAAAACTCTCCTGTTGTTTTTGATTTATAAGTCATCGGATAAAGTTTGAAAAACTCTTTATCTTCATTAGCATATTTAAATGCGTCATAGATTAATTCAGAACAATAATATTTCTCATTATCCATTAAATAATTAACGTCATAAGGAATACCTACCTGTTTGATTGCAAAATTTTTAGCTTCTGTTATAAGGTCTGTGTATTCTGGTAATAGTCTTCCTAAATACATTGTGTTAGGTGTTTTTGATAAGAAGTCTTCCAAAGGTGTGATGGCTACTTTAGGCCAAGTTGCCTCTATGACCTGTAATTTATTATCGTAATTAATAACCATACCTATGTGATTAAAGTTAATGTCATTATAACCAAAAGTAACTTCATTAATGGCTTCACATAGAGGTCCGCAATTTATATTTTGAAAAATAAAATCACCTTCTTTAAAAGTAGTTTTCTGTGCCCAAACACAATTAGAAATTAGTAGGATTAATACTATTATTTTTTTCATAATAAATATTTTGTTGTTGACGAAGATAGGGGTAACAGTATTTATAGTCAAGTAATTTCTAATGGAATAATGAAGAGTTTACTCAAAATATATGGGAGTTCGCTTTTTATTTTGTTTTTTTCCTATTTATTATACTTAGTTTAGTCAAATAAAATAAAAACAAGGAAAAACTTGATATGGAAAACAAAGTATTTCAGCTATTTAGATGTTTTTTGTGTATCTGTATGGTTTTTTTAGTGAGTTGTAAAGAACATTCTGATACAGAGAAGGGAGAGGTTTCTTTGACGGAACAAGGGCAGACACCTAATGGTGTTGATAAAGATATAGTTAAAGAAAGAAAAATTTATACGGTAGAAGGTGTAGATAACGAAGGGAATACCTATAGAGGTAAAATAGCATTAAAAGGAGATGTTGGAGCAGGTAGAATATGTAGCGATAATAAAAAAGAAATTTATATAGATGTAAAACGCTCTTTAGAAGGTGGAGTTGAAGGAGTAGATAATAATGGAAATGTTTATCAATTATTATTTATGAGTAAAGAAGAGTAGGTAATGGAAAGCTAAAAAGGCTATTTCTCATTGAGAAATAGCCTTTTTTATTATTGGTTTTGTTCGATAGAATTCTTTTCAGCTTCAGCTTCAAATTCTTCTAAACTAACAGAATTAACGATGTCGTAATCTCCAATTTTTGTTCTTCTTAACGCAGTTAAGTGCGCTCCTGAATTTAGTTTTAAACCAAAATCATAAGCAAGGGAACGAATATATGTTCCTTTAGAACAAACTACTCTAAAATCAATATTAGGTAGTGTTTGACCAGTAAGTTCAAAGTCTTCAATAGTGATTGGTCTTGTTGGAATCTCTACTTCTTCCCCTTTTCTTGCGTGTTCATAAAGTCTTTTACCATCTTTTTTCAAAGCAGAAAAAATAGGAGGTCTTTGCTGTATTTCACCTAAAAAAGATACCCTTGCTTCTTCTAAAAGTTCGGGCGTAATATGCTCCGTTGGATAGTGTTTGTCTATTTCTGTTTCAAGGTCATAAGAAGGTGTTGTTCCTCCAAGAGTAATTGTACCTGTATATTCTTTAATCTGTCCTTGTAATTCAGATATTTGCTTAGTAGCTTTTCCTGTACAAACAATCAATAAGCCTGTTGCTAAAGGATCTAACGTACCAGCGTGACCTACTTTTATCTTTTTTAATCCATAGTTCTTTTTAAGCAACCATTTTATTTTGTTAACTGCTTGAAAAGAAGACCAATTTAATGGTTTGTCTACCAATAAAATTTGTCCGTTTTGAAATGCTTCTGCGGTATAGTTTATCATTATTGTTTTAAATAACCAAAATAGATTAATAAAATAACTCCTGCTACAATACGGTAGTATCCCCAAGGTTTAAAACCATATTTTTTAATAATTCCAATGAAGAATTTAATAGCAAATATAGAAACAACAAAAGCGATTACATTTCCAAGTAAAAACAATTTCATATTGTCTGGATGTTCTAATAATAACTCATATCCGATTTTACCAGATTCGTATTTTTTTAGAGCAATTGAATAAACTGTAACAGCAAGCATTGTTGGTACTGCTAAAAAGAAAGAAAACTCTGCGGCAACTTGACGAGAAAGTCCTTGTTGCATTCCTCCAATGATAGAAGCAGCCGATCTACTTGTTCCTGGCATCATCGCTAAACATTGCCAAAAACCAATCGCAATAGCTTGTTTTATAGTAATATCCTCTTCTTTAACTGTTTTAGGGTTTTTGAAATATTTGTCAATAAATAACAAGACAAATCCTCCAAAGATTAGCATATATGCAATGTAAATAGTCTCCCCTAAAACTGCGTCAATTTTTTCATCTAATAGCTTTCCTAAAACAAGTGCAGGAATTACAGCACACACTAATTTTACATAGAAATTAAGTTTAGTGAAATCAAAAAACTTCTTCCAGTACAATGCGACTACGGCAAGAATTGCTCCGAATTGGATAGCTGTTTGAAATAGTTTAACGAAATCGTCATTTTGTATTTCGTAATAAGAACTTACGAAAATCATATGAGCTGTTGAAGAAACTGGTAAGTATTCTGTTAACCCCTCTACAATTGCAAGGAGAATGGCTTGTAATAAATCCATTTAAAGTTATTATAATTATTTGTTTTCTTTTTTGAAAATTGAGTAAACAGCAAGTCCAATTCCTATGAAAAAAACGGTTGGAGCAAGGTGAATACGTCTAAAGCTGTAGATGTCTTCATTAAATTGAGTAGGGTCATCATTTGCTGCACCTGCCATCAATACAAAACTCAAAGCAATTACTATTAAGCTAATAATTAGCATAGTATAGTTCTTTTTAGAAAAAAGGGCAATGTTATTATTTTGATCTTTCATAATTAATAAAGTTCATCTGATTTAAGATTCAAGAATCTTTGTGTTGCAAAAAATGTACTAATACTTGTGATAATTGTACCTAAAATAAGAATACCAAGTCCTACAACTACAAGAGGAATATAATCTTCAGTAGGGTTAATATTTAAATCCGGGAATTTATTGTCAACATAAAATGTTAGTCCTACAATAGCTCCAATAGCTAATATAGAACCTATGAAACCAAGTTTCATACTATGCCAAATAAAAGGTCTTCTGATGAAGCGTTTTGTTGCTCCAACCATTTGCATAGTTTTGATAGTAAATCTACTTGAAAAAATTAATAATCTCAGCGAGCTGTTTATTAATAACATTGAGATAATAGTTAATATTCCAGCAGCAATTAAAACCCAATTAGTGATTTTTTTGATATTGTCATTTACAAGATCGACCAATTGTTTGTCATAAGTAATATCACTTACAGATTTAGTAGTCTGTAATTCTTTGATTATGTTTTCTATACTGTCTTTTACAACGTAATCACCTTTTAGGTGTAAGTCGAAAGAATCTTGTAAAGGGTTGAATCCTAAGAATTCAACAAAGTCTTCACCAAGAGTTTCTTTGTGACTAATAGCTGCTTCTTCTTTAGAAACAAAGGTGTAATCTTTTACATATTCCACTGTAGAAAGTTTGTTGTCAAACTTATCTAAGTCAGCTTTAGCTGTATTTGACTCAAAAAATATTGTCATAGGAATGTTTTCTCTAAAATTATCGGAGATTTTTTTAGAGTTAATTACGAATAAACTTAGGCTCCCTAACAAAAAGAGAACCAAGAAAATACTGAGAATGACTGAAAAATAAGACGAAAGTAATTTTCGTTTTTGGTATTTTTCGTACGAACTAGCCATAGATTAGAATTTAAGTGCGTAAAAATAGCAAACAAAAATGTTTTTATTAAGACAATAACGATTAAAGTTTTCTAATTGTTATAAATATAGTTTATTTTTGCGTGAATTGACGTGGTTTTTCGTATAATCGGAGCACTAAATGAGATTGTTGAATAGAATATATATTTAAATAGTATGAAATATAATCCAAACGAAATTGAAGCTAAGTGGCAAAAAATTTGGAGAGAAAATCAAACTTTCAAAACTGAAAATGAATCAGACAAGCCGAAGTATTATGTGTTAGATATGTTTCCTTATCCATCTGGAGCAGGACTACACGTAGGACACCCTCTTGGGTATATAGCATCGGATATTTTTGCTCGTTACAAACGTCATAAAGGGTTTAATGTATTACACCCACAAGGTTATGATAGTTTTGGTTTACCTGCAGAGCAATATGCTATTCAAACTGGACAACATCCTGCAGTGACAACAGAAGTTAACATTGCTCGTTATAGAGAACAGCTTGATAAAATTGGTTTTTCTTTTGATTGGAGTCGTGAAGTACGTACATCAAATGCTGATTATTACAAGCATACACAATGGATTTTTATCCAATTGTTTAACTCTTGGTACAATAAAGCTACGGATAAAGCTGAGGCTATTGCGTCTTTGGTTGCTATTTTTGAGAAAGAAGGTAATGCAAATGTAGAGGCAGTATGTGCAGATAATATTACTGTGTTTTCAGCTGAAGAGTGGAACGCATTTTCTGCAGATGAAAAAGAAACTGTGCTTTTACAATATAGATTAACATATTTAGCAGAAACAGAAGTAAACTGGTGTCCAGCTTTAGGTACTGTTTTAGCTAATGACGAAATAAAAGACGGTTTATCTGAACGTGGTGGACATCCTGTAGTACGTAAGAAAATGAAGCAGTGGAGTATGCGTATTTCTGCTTATGCTGAACGTTTATTGCAAGGATTAGATACGTTGGATTGGACTGAGAGTATTAAAGAAAGTCAACGTAATTGGATTGGTAAATCTGTTGGAGCTTCAATTACTTTTAACTTAAAGGAAGGAGAAGATACAATAGAGGTGTTTACAACTCGTCCTGACACTGTATTTGGTGTAAGTTTTATGACTTTAGCGCCAGAGCACGATTTAGTGATGAAAATTACTACAGCAGAGCAAAAAGCACAAGTTGAGGCATATGTTGAAGCAACTTCAAAACGAAGTGAGCGCGATCGTATGGCTGATGTTAAGACAATTTCTGGTGTGTTTACAGGGGCGTATGCAGAACATCCTTTTACAAAAGAACCAATTGAAATTTGGATTGGTGATTACGTATTAGCTGGTTATGGTACAGGTGCTGTTATGGCTGTTCCTGCTGGAGATAGTCGTGATTATGCTTTTGCAAAACACTTCAATATTCCAATTAAAAATATATTTAATCAAGACATTTCTGAAGAAGCATTTGCAGAAAAAGAAGGATTTGTACTTGAAAACTCTGATTTCTTAAATGGATTAGGGTATAAAGAAGCAACTGCAAAAGCTATTGCTGCTTTAGAAGAATTAGGAAAAGGAGCTGGGAAAACGAATTACCGTTTACGCGATGCTGTTTTCTCTCGTCAACGTTATTGGGGAGAGCCATTCCCTGTTTACTATGTAAATGGATTGCCTAAGATGATTGACAATAAACATTTGCCAATCGTTTTACCTGAGGTTGAAAAGTATTTGCCAACAGAAGATGGTCAACCACCATTAGGAAATGCAAATGTTTGGGCTTGGGATACTGTAAATAATAAAGTAGTAGACAACTCTTTAATTGATGAGAAAACAATTTTCCCATTAGAATTAAATACAATGCCAGGTTGGGCTGGTTCTTCGTGGTATTGGATGCGTTATATGGATCCTTCAAATACAGAAGATATTGCATCAGCAGAAGCATTGAAATACTGGCAAAATGTTGACTTATATATTGGTGGTAGCGAACACGCAACAGGACACTTGTTGTATAGCCGTTTCTGGAATAAGTTCTTAAAAGATATTGGTGTTGCACCAACTGAAGAACCATTTAAGAAAATGATTAACCAAGGGATGATTTTAGGTACTTCTGCTTTTGTTTACCGCATTGATGGAACAAATACTTTTATCTCTAAGGATATGATTAAAGATGAGAAAGTTCAACAATTATACGCTTATGTAGGATTAGTTAACTCTTCATCTGAATTAGATACAGAAGGATTTAAACAATGGCGTCCAGACTATGCAAATGCTGAGTTTATTTTAAATGAAAACGGTAAATATATCGTTGGGCATGAGGTAGAAAAGATGTCTAAGTCGTACTACAATGTTGTAAATCCAGATGATATTTGTAACGAATATGGAGCAGATACATTGCGTTTGTATGAAATGTTCTTAGGACCATTAGAGCAAGCTAAACCTTGGAATACTGCTGGTATTTCTGGAGTTGCAGGATTCTTGAAAAAATTATGGAGATTATATGCAGATGACAATGGAGTAGTGGTAGTAGATGAAGCACCAAGTGCAGATATGCTTAAATCATTACACAAAACAATTAAAAAGGTAACAGAAGATATTGAGAACTTCTCATTTAATACATCTGTTTCTCAGTTTATGATTTGTGTGAACGAATTGTCTCAACAAAAATGTCACCACAAAGCTATTCTTGAGCCATTAGCTGTTTTAGTAGCTCCTTATGCACCTCATATTGCAGAAGAGTTATGGTCAATGTTAGGAAATACAACTTCTGTTTCAGAAGCGGAGTTTCCAATATTTAAACCAGAATTTTTAGTTGAGAGTTCTAAAGAGTATCCAGTTTCATTTAACGGAAAAATGCGTTTCAAAATTGAATTGCCTTTAGACTTAACACAAGAGCAAATTCAAGAAGCTGTATTAGCAGACGAAAGAACTATTGCGCAATTAGGAGGAAGAGAACCTAAAAAGATTATTATTGTTCCTGGTAAGATTATCAATTTAGTAGGATAGTATCAGTCAACTATTATATCAGAAGAGCCCTTGGTAAAACACCAAGGGCTCTTTTTTTGCCTTTTTATTTTATACTCTTTGATCGTATAGGTGGAGTTATCTTGATCGATTAACTATTTTTTGTTAATGTTATTTTTGGTGTTTGTATATTTTATGTGTAGTGCTTCTACACTGCTTGTATATTTTTACATAGAAAGTATACAAGCACTATACATAGAGTATACATACACTATACAAATACTATTTAAATGATATGTAAAAAATTATTTTAAGATTTGTCTCGTCCTACTATAGCTGTACAGCTATAGTTGATAATCCTGTTTTGTACTGTACAGTTATTTCAGTAATCCTATTACTGCTGTACAAGTTCTTTTTTCTCTGTTTTATTCTTGTAATAATTCTTCCATCTTTTAGGAAGCACCCCTGTTTTTAGGTGCGCTTGATTAGGAGTTAATCTATCACAACTATCGTGAGGTCTAATTTGATTATAAGCTTCTATGCTATTACCTATTTTTTCCTTAGTTTTTTGATACCCTAAACTTGAGTAGTTTAGATTAAACTCTCCTTTAATTATACCATTTACTCGCTCTGCTACTGCGTTATCTCTTGGCTCTCCACTTTGTGTAGTACTTATTGATATATCGTTATCTATTAATAACTGAGTGTAAGTAGCGCTACAGTATTGGCATCCTCTATCAGAATGATGAATAAGTTTTTCTGTATACATTCTATTTTTTAACGCCATTGTTAAGGCTTTCAAACACCCTTTTGTAGTCAAATCTAGATTAAAACTATATCCCATTATTTTATGTGAATAAGCATCTGTGATTAAACTCAGATATCCCCAAGCATTATTTAGTCGTATATATGTAATATCACTTACCCAAAATTGCTCTGGTCTAATAACCTTTACACCATTATACAAGTCCAAATATTGACCTCTCCATGCTCTAGAATCTGTTGTGTATGCTTTTCGTTTGCGCTGCCTAATCAACATTTTTTGACTATCTAATAAATCAAATAAATAATCTCTGCCTATGCTTATCTTATGTGTAGCTAAGCGTTCTTGGAGCATATACTGAAGTTTTCGAGTACCTACCTTAGGAAGGCTGGTTCTGATTTTCAATACTTCTTGTAAGATGATATCATCTTTTATTGATTGCCGCTCATATTTATTAATTGACTGATAATAAGCACTTCGTGTTTTCCCAAACAGTTTACATATTTTGTCTATTCCCTTGGTAGGATATAAGAGTTTTACTTCTTCAACTGCTTGGAACCAGACTTTTTTCTAATATCAATATCCAATTTTTTTTCTGCTACATCAATCAAAGTATTTAATGCTACTATCTTAAATTGTGCTTCAGCTAAAGCCTTTTTTAAAGCTTTTACTTCTAAAGATTCTAAATTAGTTGTTTTTTCTTCCATAAGAATTGGAATGTTAATTTCTTTACAAAGATCTTTGTTTTTATTGTAATTAACTAACAACCAATTTGTTATTGTACTTTTACTTTCGATTCCATACGCTATACAAGCTTCTTTTATAGTCATTTTGTGTTCTGTAATACTATGAACTACTTGACGTTTTAAGCTTTCTGAATAAATTTTATTCCTGCGTGTTTGATGAAACTCTATACTTCCATATTTCTTGATCCAACGACTCACCGTTGGTTGCCTTAAATCATACTTGAGAGTAACTGAACTTTGGGTAGCTCCATTTTCTATTTCTTGA contains these protein-coding regions:
- the leuS gene encoding leucine--tRNA ligase: MKYNPNEIEAKWQKIWRENQTFKTENESDKPKYYVLDMFPYPSGAGLHVGHPLGYIASDIFARYKRHKGFNVLHPQGYDSFGLPAEQYAIQTGQHPAVTTEVNIARYREQLDKIGFSFDWSREVRTSNADYYKHTQWIFIQLFNSWYNKATDKAEAIASLVAIFEKEGNANVEAVCADNITVFSAEEWNAFSADEKETVLLQYRLTYLAETEVNWCPALGTVLANDEIKDGLSERGGHPVVRKKMKQWSMRISAYAERLLQGLDTLDWTESIKESQRNWIGKSVGASITFNLKEGEDTIEVFTTRPDTVFGVSFMTLAPEHDLVMKITTAEQKAQVEAYVEATSKRSERDRMADVKTISGVFTGAYAEHPFTKEPIEIWIGDYVLAGYGTGAVMAVPAGDSRDYAFAKHFNIPIKNIFNQDISEEAFAEKEGFVLENSDFLNGLGYKEATAKAIAALEELGKGAGKTNYRLRDAVFSRQRYWGEPFPVYYVNGLPKMIDNKHLPIVLPEVEKYLPTEDGQPPLGNANVWAWDTVNNKVVDNSLIDEKTIFPLELNTMPGWAGSSWYWMRYMDPSNTEDIASAEALKYWQNVDLYIGGSEHATGHLLYSRFWNKFLKDIGVAPTEEPFKKMINQGMILGTSAFVYRIDGTNTFISKDMIKDEKVQQLYAYVGLVNSSSELDTEGFKQWRPDYANAEFILNENGKYIVGHEVEKMSKSYYNVVNPDDICNEYGADTLRLYEMFLGPLEQAKPWNTAGISGVAGFLKKLWRLYADDNGVVVVDEAPSADMLKSLHKTIKKVTEDIENFSFNTSVSQFMICVNELSQQKCHHKAILEPLAVLVAPYAPHIAEELWSMLGNTTSVSEAEFPIFKPEFLVESSKEYPVSFNGKMRFKIELPLDLTQEQIQEAVLADERTIAQLGGREPKKIIIVPGKIINLVG
- a CDS encoding DUF3098 domain-containing protein codes for the protein MKDQNNNIALFSKKNYTMLIISLIVIALSFVLMAGAANDDPTQFNEDIYSFRRIHLAPTVFFIGIGLAVYSIFKKENK
- a CDS encoding undecaprenyl-diphosphate phosphatase, whose translation is MDLLQAILLAIVEGLTEYLPVSSTAHMIFVSSYYEIQNDDFVKLFQTAIQFGAILAVVALYWKKFFDFTKLNFYVKLVCAVIPALVLGKLLDEKIDAVLGETIYIAYMLIFGGFVLLFIDKYFKNPKTVKEEDITIKQAIAIGFWQCLAMMPGTSRSAASIIGGMQQGLSRQVAAEFSFFLAVPTMLAVTVYSIALKKYESGKIGYELLLEHPDNMKLFLLGNVIAFVVSIFAIKFFIGIIKKYGFKPWGYYRIVAGVILLIYFGYLKQ
- a CDS encoding IS3 family transposase; translation: MDKICKLFGKTRSAYYQSINKYERQSIKDDIILQEVLKIRTSLPKVGTRKLQYMLQERLATHKISIGRDYLFDLLDSQKMLIRQRKRKAYTTDSRAWRGQYLDLYNGVKVIRPEQFWVSDITYIRLNNAWGYLSLITDAYSHKIMGYSFNLDLTTKGCLKALTMALKNRMYTEKLIHHSDRGCQYCSATYTQLLIDNDISISTTQSGEPRDNAVAERVNGIIKGEFNLNYSSLGYQKTKEKIGNSIEAYNQIRPHDSCDRLTPNQAHLKTGVLPKRWKNYYKNKTEKKELVQQ
- a CDS encoding cell division protein FtsX, which codes for MASSYEKYQKRKLLSSYFSVILSIFLVLFLLGSLSLFVINSKKISDNFRENIPMTIFFESNTAKADLDKFDNKLSTVEYVKDYTFVSKEEAAISHKETLGEDFVEFLGFNPLQDSFDLHLKGDYVVKDSIENIIKELQTTKSVSDITYDKQLVDLVNDNIKKITNWVLIAAGILTIISMLLINSSLRLLIFSSRFTIKTMQMVGATKRFIRRPFIWHSMKLGFIGSILAIGAIVGLTFYVDNKFPDLNINPTEDYIPLVVVGLGILILGTIITSISTFFATQRFLNLKSDELY
- the truB gene encoding tRNA pseudouridine(55) synthase TruB: MINYTAEAFQNGQILLVDKPLNWSSFQAVNKIKWLLKKNYGLKKIKVGHAGTLDPLATGLLIVCTGKATKQISELQGQIKEYTGTITLGGTTPSYDLETEIDKHYPTEHITPELLEEARVSFLGEIQQRPPIFSALKKDGKRLYEHARKGEEVEIPTRPITIEDFELTGQTLPNIDFRVVCSKGTYIRSLAYDFGLKLNSGAHLTALRRTKIGDYDIVNSVSLEEFEAEAEKNSIEQNQ
- a CDS encoding YiiX/YebB-like N1pC/P60 family cysteine hydrolase, with the protein product MKKIIVLILLISNCVWAQKTTFKEGDFIFQNINCGPLCEAINEVTFGYNDINFNHIGMVINYDNKLQVIEATWPKVAITPLEDFLSKTPNTMYLGRLLPEYTDLITEAKNFAIKQVGIPYDVNYLMDNEKYYCSELIYDAFKYANEDKEFFKLYPMTYKSKTTGEFFPEWLSYFEKLGQEVPENLLGCNPAGLSLSKKITIVGAIVQ